ATCTATCCATCGCTCGTCCCTTCATCGTTAAAACGCGATGACATCGCTGAAGCACGCCAGGTCGTGTCGATTGTCCAGCAGGCAAAGACAGAGCACCCGGATGGTACGACCGCAATTCTTGTTCGAGGCCGCACTCATCTGGTGGCGATTGTTGAGCAGCTCCAAAAGGCGAATCTCCGTTTTCAGGCCGTAGAAATCGAGCGATTAGCACATCGGCCTGTTGTGCAGGATCTGCTGGCGCTGACGCGGGCATTGAGCCATATCGGTGATCGCATCGCGTGGTTGGCAGTGCTTCGTGCACCGTGTTGTGGGTTGACGCTCGAAGATCTATACGCCCTGGCAGGAGACGATTCTAGTCGATCAATTATCGATTTGCTTCATAAAGAGCAGCGCATAGAACAACTGAGCGAAGATGGCCGAAGCCGTATCGCCCGAGTGTTGCCTGTCCTGGATACGGCGCTCTCGGAACAGGCGCGGTGTTCCCTGCGGAGTAGCGTGGAAGGGGTGTGGACCGCGCTCGGTGGCCCGGCCTGTGTGGCTGACGAAACCGATCTAGAAGATGGAGAAGTGTACTTTCAACTGCTCGAAAAACTCGGCAGCGCAGGGGATGTACCGGATATCCATGAGCTGAACAAACAGGTTGAACAGCTCTTTGCTTTACCCGATGTGGAAGCGAACGATTCCCTTCAGCTCATGACCGTTCATAAAGCCAAAGGACTGGAGTTCGATACGGTGATCATGCCCGGACTTGGCCGTATTCCACGGCATGATGACGAGAAGTTGTTGCATTGGTTAGAGCGTGGTCGTGAGTCAGGCGATAGTGACCTTCTTCTTGCACCAATTAGCGCACACGGCGAGTACAAGAACCCGATGGCGGCATACCTGCAGCGATTAGATAAAGTGAAGGGACGTTTTGAAGACGGTCGTTTGTTGTATGTTGCCGCGACCCGGGCAAAGCAACGACTGCACCTTTTGGGGCATGTTGGCCTTCAGGAAAAGGACGGTGGACTTGAGTTAAAGGATCCACCTAAAGATTCACTGTTGGCGCGCCTGTGGCCTGTTGTAGAAAATGATTTCCAGTCTCTTCTTGCCGAGCGCGATGTCGAAACACTGTTACCGGAAAATGCGATTGAACCGGTAGTCCACACCGCTGTGCGAACCCGGTTAGCGCTGGACTGGTCACTGCCAGCCCCGCCGGAATCCATTCAGGTGACTGACACGACAATGGAGAGTGTAGTAGGCGAGTTGATAGAGTTCGGTTGGGCAGGAGAGACTGCGAGGCACGTTGGTACTGTCGTGCATCGATTGCTTCAACACATAGGGACAATGGGTATTGACCATGTTGAGGCAGACGACTTGCGCCGTTTTGAGCAGGTTGGTCGTAAAATGCTGGCACGCCTGGGAGTGCCGGAGGCACGTCTCAAAGTTGCACTTGAAGAGATAGGTGCGGCTCTGCAGGCTGCGCTAGAAGATGAGCGGGGCCAGTGGATTTTGAGTGGACTGCACGAAAAAGCGAGCTGTGAGCTGGCGTTGAGTAGCAAACGCGACGGCGGCATAGACCACATGATTATCGATCGGACATTTGTGGACGAGCATGGCACACGCTGGATCATCGATTACAAAACAGGTGCCCACACCGGCGGTGGTGTTGACGAGTTTCTTGATAGAGAGCAGGAGCGCTATCGTCAACAGCTGGAACGTTACGCAAGCATCATGAGTAAGATGGAAGAAAGACCGATTCGACTAGGACTGTATTTTCCGCTGCTAGGAGGGTGGAGAGAGTGGTCATTTCCTACGAGCTAAGCATGCATCGAAATTTATGACTACGACCCTTTACTGGCACGACTATGAGACTTTCGGTGTCGATCCCAAGCGAGATCGCCCTGCCCAGTTTGCTGGGCTACGCACTGACGAGGCGCTCAATGAAGTGGGCGAGCCGCTGGTTATCTACTGTAAACCAGCGCGGGATGTCTTGCCTCACCCGGAGGCCTGTCTACTCACCGGTATTACACCGCAGCTGGCGGAAGCGCAGGGTATTCTGGAGCCAGAGTTCATTGCACGCATTCACGCTGAGTTGGCGCAACCGGGTACCTGCGGTGTGGGTTACAACACCTTGCGATTTGACGATGAGGTGACCCGCAATACCTTGTACCGCAATTTTTACGATCCCTACGCACGCGAATGGCAGCAGGGCAATTCGCGTTGGGATCTTATCGATCTGGTGCGTATGACCTATGCTCTGCGGCCAGAAGGAATAGAGTGGCCCAGGCACGACGATGGCAGGCCCAGCTTTCGGCTTGAGGATTTGGCCGCGGCCAACGGTATCGGCCATGAGTCTGCCCATGATGCGCTGTCTGATGTGCGGGCCACTATTGGTCTGGCACGCCTGATCCGTGACCGGCAGCCACGTCTTTATGACTGGCTCTTCCAGCTTCGCAACAAACGGAAGGCGGCTGAACAGTTGGACCTGGTTGGGCACGAGCCTGTTATACATACCTCGCGCATGTATCCGTCGGAGACGGGTTGCACTACGCTGGTTATGCCATTGGTTGGTGAGCCTTGCAACAACAACAGTGTGTTGGTCTACGATCTGCGCCAGGATCCGAGTCCGTTTTTGGCATTAGACGTAGAGGGTCTGCGCGATCGCCTGTTCATTCGGGCCGAGGATTTACCGGAGGGTGTGGAGCGGCTACCGGTCAAATCTGTGAAGATCAACAAGTGTCCGGCCCTGGCGCCCAAGAAGACGCTCGATGAATCGATTGCCAAGCGTATCGCAATCAATCTGGATGCCTGTGCCCGGCATTGGGAACAATTGAATGCGGACAAGGGCTTCATGCAGCGAATTGCACAAGCCTACAACAGCAGGGAATTCAGTCCCTCCGGAGATGTCGATCTGGCGCTGTACGATGGTTTCCTCAATGATGCGGATCGTCCATTGCTGGCCAGGGTGCGTGACGCCTCGAAGCAGGAACTTGCACAAACACGTTTCGATTTTCACGATCAGCGGTTGCCCGAACTATTGTTCCGCTACCGTGCCCGAAATTGGCCAGAGGCTTTGTCGGCCGAGGAAGCTCAACGGTGGGAGCAATTTCGCCGTCATCTACTCCAGGATGCAGATGGAGGTGGCAGTATTACGCTGGCGGAATACCACGAGCGGATTGCGCTGTTACGGGGAGAGCGTGAAGGTGATGCGGCTGCACAGCGGATACTGGATGCAATGGATGAATGGGCGACGATTCTGAATACGTCAAATATTTAGTCGGGCTACATTATTCAAGGGCATGGAGCAGTGCATTTCGTTCCAGCGGTGGCATCCAGCGGCCTCGTTACTCAAGCATCATTAGCAAGATGGATGGCCTGCCCGGGAATCACTCTGAGCATTTCGGTTTAGTCGCCAAGAATGACTACAAACTCTTTAGGCGGCGTCGGTAGAGATACTGTAAAATAGGCAGGGCGGAGCATCTCCACAGAGTTGGACGTTCTTTGCCCCGATCTACTTGGTTCCTTGACCTGTTAGATGGATCATTAGGCAAGAAACGAAATTATTTTTAAGAAATTTCTGAGCATGGTATTTTTCATGGTATTATCAATTAACTGGAAAATAAGTCATTGAAAATAAAAGATAAAAATGGCTTATTTACAATAGAGTGGGAGTGACCGGCACTGGCTGGTAATGTCTGGTCCTGACCGGCATTACAGCTGAGGCTTCAAATCCTGCGGTTGAGCGATAGGCTGTATAAAATACAGTATCGCAAGGACGCGGATCATGCCCCACCCGGGAGAGGGATGCTGAAAGTGTTTGCAGCAGCATTCTCACCGAAGCTACGCATGCTCGATCGCCCCACGCGACACAATAATCGGGTTGGCTTCTGGCCGGACTCCGGACTCGCGAGTGAGAAATCCTTCTCAGGTGCATCGACTTCCCTTGCGTTAAACACAATGGCTGATGATGTATCTTGACGCGCCCACCGTTGCGGGGGCAGCGTCAGAATTGACCTTAATGCATGTATGCGCAGGTCCACCGTCTTCCCGTTTCATTCCTCGGATGAAAATCCCAGGAACACCTGAAGCGGAATGGCAGGCGCGACTCTACGCCGCCGCCTTGGGGCGGTCGAGCATGCTGGCCGACGAACGGTACTTGTAAAATTAATATAAACGTATTACTTTCCATAACGCTTACTCGGCAGAAGGAGCAGCGGTTATGGAAAACCGGGCAACACTCAAGGAGCGCTACGGCACAACCGCACTGGTGACCGATGCCTCGTCAGGCATAGGTCGCGCCTTTGTGGCACAGCTGGCGGAAGCGGGCCTGCAGCTGATTCTGGTGGCGCAGTGGCGTGCGCTGGGAGCCATTCGCGTATCACTCAAGGGTGGATGAATCGTTTATTCAGGCTCAGTTACAGCCTGATGCCCGGAGGCATGAGCGTGGCGCTCAATCGTATTTTGATGGCGCCTCGTGCTGATGAAAATATCGACCCAACGGAGGGGCAATCATGAAAACAGTACTGATAATGGGCGCGACAGGGTTTGTTGGTAGCCATATCCTCGAAGCATTCATGCAACGTAATGATCCCACATTACTTATTGTCGCTGCCTGCCGCGATAAGCGGAAGCTACTGCCTGAATTTAACGGAGAGATACGCGAAGGCGATTTACGCGATGCAGTTTATCGAGGGACTGTCGTCAAAGACATTGATGTCCTCTGCAACGCTGTGGCCTGGAGCTCGCTTTGGGGTAATGTCGAAAATTCTCGGCGGCTGTTCCTCGAGCCCAATCTGGCCTTGATCAAGGTCGCCCGCTCAGCGGGTGTGAAACGTTTCATCAATACCAGCACGACCAGCGCTGCCTCGCCCCGGGATTCCAGTGACCCTCAGAGCAAGGGTATACCGCGCCTACTCTGGCCGCACTTATGCAATGTTATCAAGATCGAGGATGCATTACGCAACATTGCGAGTGCAGATTTTCAGGTGACTAATCTGCGCCTGGGCATTTTTGCAGGTCACCGCTATTCTCTGGGCGTGCTGCCCATCCTCGCGCCACGCCTGAAAACGCATCTGGTGCCCTGGGTGTCGGGTGGACGTACCAGCCTGCCGATCATTGATGGGCGTGACATCGGCCAAGCCTTCATGCGCGCGGTCCTCACTGAGGGCCTTGACGATTACGAAGGCTTCAATATCGTTGGTCCAGAAATACCAACCGTACGCGAGGTTATAAACCTACTACATGAGGAATTCGATCTTCCGAAACCTCATTTCAGTGTACCCTTCGCCATCGCCTATCCGTTCGCCTGGTTGATGGAAAAGCTCGATCCCATTATGCCCTGGGAGCCATTGGTGACGCGCAGCATCATTCATCTGATGGAAGAGGTTGGTGTGGATAACGCTAAAGCTGAGCGATTGCTTGGTTATCGCCCAACGCATCCTTGGCGTGAGGCGGTACGCACTCAGATGCAGGAAATGTCAGTTCGCCAGACACGGTCTATGTCGATGGCGTTGCCGGTCAGCTGATCTGATGACTGCGTGTTTTGAATATCTGTTCAAAAGCCATCTCGCGACAGTGGATGGTGTGCGTCTGCACTATCTGAGTGAAGGCGAGAGGCCGATCACCCGAAAGAGATCAGGTTGTAAGGCCGTCTGAGGCAGGTGAACTTAATGGAAAATATACCGGCAGAACATCTGCCTTTTGAGTGGAGAAGTGCAATTTAATTGGGGGTGGAATGTAACAATATCTTACACCTATTGGATGGGCTGAGCATGCCATTGGCCTGGACGGGGCGGTACAATAGGTGTATTGCCCAACGAGTCGTGGTGTATGGCACTTAAACGTAAAGGTCAGGAATTTCGGCAGCATATCGTCGAGGTGGCTAACCGGCTGTTTTATCAGCGCGGTTACAATCAAACCTCGTTTTCAGACATTGCTGAAGCGGCAGAGATGTCGCGTGGGAATTTCTATTACTACTTCAAAACCAAGGACGAGATCCTGGAATCAGTATTGGAATCTCGTCTTGAGGATATCCGCAGTATGTTGGCGGAATGGACTGCGACGATTGCTGAACCACGCGAGCGTCTCAAACGCTATGTGCAAATCCTGCTAAACGAAGAACAGAATATTCTGCGCTACGGTTGTCCCATGGGGTCATTGACTGTGGAGCTCGGCAAGACACAGCTGGCGCTGCAGTCGCACTCGACGGAGATGTTCGAAGTATTTTTCGAATGGCTCAAGACGCAGTTTCTAACGCTGGGATGTGGTCGAGTGTCACGTGACAACGCGCTGCATCTACTGGCTGCGACGCAGGGTGTGAGCCTGATAGTGAATGCCTTTGAGGATAGTGCCTTTCTCCGCAAAGAGGCCAGTCACCTCAAGCAATGGATTGATGAGTTGTAATTATATTCCTGCGTCACCGACTTGTCAGATTCATCCGCCAGCCGAATTGCTTCCAGCTTGAATTCCTTGGAATATCTCGTGTACGGTCTCTCGCTCATCGAACACTCCTCCTGGGCCACGGTAGCCCTTTCTTGAGTGTCCGTTAAACTGGGGGAGGTTTACTCTGACCCCTTGAATGGCTCCTTGAATGCTGACCCCTTGAACGCGCCTCCTATTGACCCGCGTCCACGCAACGAACAGACTAGTCGCCTCTGAATCTCAGCTAGTGTCTGTTCCATGGATAGAGTCCTTTATTTCAGCAGCCTGCCCGACCGCATCGGCCGCGGTGTAGAGGAATTCTTTTTGTCCAAGAACGTCAAGAGCACTCGCGAACTGCTCGCCTATCTGCGCCTGCGCGGCGAAGAATGCAACAAGGCTCTGCAGGAAAGAAAAGTCAAAATAACCGGCAACAAGGAATTTCTGGAACTGGATGACGCCATTATGGATGACGACGAGATTGCCATTATTTCAGTGGGTCTGACTTGAGCCATGCCGCATCGTAAGAAACCGATCTCAGTCATGCGACTTCCCCGCCCCCGATACTTTCCATGCCGCCGCGCAATCCTGGCGGTACTGTGCCTGATGCTGCTCCTGCCCGTACCCGAAAGCCGCGCCACGGGATGGGATGGCGAGTTCGAACAATTACGCTTCCGTCTCAGCTGGCTGTTCGTGCATGCCGGCACCGCGGTGATCCAGGCCGCACCGCAGGAAGATGGTGGCGCCGAATACCGCATCGACTCCTGCTCCA
The sequence above is a segment of the Gammaproteobacteria bacterium genome. Coding sequences within it:
- the sbcB gene encoding exodeoxyribonuclease I; protein product: MTTTLYWHDYETFGVDPKRDRPAQFAGLRTDEALNEVGEPLVIYCKPARDVLPHPEACLLTGITPQLAEAQGILEPEFIARIHAELAQPGTCGVGYNTLRFDDEVTRNTLYRNFYDPYAREWQQGNSRWDLIDLVRMTYALRPEGIEWPRHDDGRPSFRLEDLAAANGIGHESAHDALSDVRATIGLARLIRDRQPRLYDWLFQLRNKRKAAEQLDLVGHEPVIHTSRMYPSETGCTTLVMPLVGEPCNNNSVLVYDLRQDPSPFLALDVEGLRDRLFIRAEDLPEGVERLPVKSVKINKCPALAPKKTLDESIAKRIAINLDACARHWEQLNADKGFMQRIAQAYNSREFSPSGDVDLALYDGFLNDADRPLLARVRDASKQELAQTRFDFHDQRLPELLFRYRARNWPEALSAEEAQRWEQFRRHLLQDADGGGSITLAEYHERIALLRGEREGDAAAQRILDAMDEWATILNTSNI
- a CDS encoding TetR/AcrR family transcriptional regulator, whose translation is MALKRKGQEFRQHIVEVANRLFYQRGYNQTSFSDIAEAAEMSRGNFYYYFKTKDEILESVLESRLEDIRSMLAEWTATIAEPRERLKRYVQILLNEEQNILRYGCPMGSLTVELGKTQLALQSHSTEMFEVFFEWLKTQFLTLGCGRVSRDNALHLLAATQGVSLIVNAFEDSAFLRKEASHLKQWIDEL
- a CDS encoding MoaD/ThiS family protein gives rise to the protein MDRVLYFSSLPDRIGRGVEEFFLSKNVKSTRELLAYLRLRGEECNKALQERKVKITGNKEFLELDDAIMDDDEIAIISVGLT
- a CDS encoding NAD(P)-dependent oxidoreductase — encoded protein: MKTVLIMGATGFVGSHILEAFMQRNDPTLLIVAACRDKRKLLPEFNGEIREGDLRDAVYRGTVVKDIDVLCNAVAWSSLWGNVENSRRLFLEPNLALIKVARSAGVKRFINTSTTSAASPRDSSDPQSKGIPRLLWPHLCNVIKIEDALRNIASADFQVTNLRLGIFAGHRYSLGVLPILAPRLKTHLVPWVSGGRTSLPIIDGRDIGQAFMRAVLTEGLDDYEGFNIVGPEIPTVREVINLLHEEFDLPKPHFSVPFAIAYPFAWLMEKLDPIMPWEPLVTRSIIHLMEEVGVDNAKAERLLGYRPTHPWREAVRTQMQEMSVRQTRSMSMALPVS
- a CDS encoding UvrD-helicase domain-containing protein, which gives rise to MSEQKRIADQEARSRALDPSTSFIVQAPAGSGKTGLLTQRFLVLLTGVDAPEEIVAITFTRKAAGEMRQRILEALERAKNDQPPEKDHERHTWELAQRALIRDKEQGWQLLDNPARLRIQTIDSLCTTLARQMPILSRFGSVPAIAEDAEPLYLEAARNTIAELESGAEWSDAVAHLVQHLDNRLDKLQGLISTMLARRDQWLRHVADPDHPGLERENLEAAMARLVIDALGELARHVPETCGPELIELARFAASNLEGMDSPIVVCADLQDLPSVQVTDRAQWEGLTELLLTKEGTWRKSLTKNQGFPAPSSTKNKDDKARFTEMKQRMGTLLESLQGEDVFREQLALLRELPPHQYTDGEWETLQALVELLRIAAAHLELVFSEQGQVDFPALARAAIQALGEPEAPTDLALALDYRIRHLLMDEFQDTSFNQYELLKRLTAGWQPEDGHTLFVVGDPMQSIYRFREAEVGLFLAAREHGIGQVPLEFLRLAVNFRSQQGIVDWINQRFPDVLPADDNVTGGAVSYAPSTAFHPQLTADAVTIYPSLVPSSLKRDDIAEARQVVSIVQQAKTEHPDGTTAILVRGRTHLVAIVEQLQKANLRFQAVEIERLAHRPVVQDLLALTRALSHIGDRIAWLAVLRAPCCGLTLEDLYALAGDDSSRSIIDLLHKEQRIEQLSEDGRSRIARVLPVLDTALSEQARCSLRSSVEGVWTALGGPACVADETDLEDGEVYFQLLEKLGSAGDVPDIHELNKQVEQLFALPDVEANDSLQLMTVHKAKGLEFDTVIMPGLGRIPRHDDEKLLHWLERGRESGDSDLLLAPISAHGEYKNPMAAYLQRLDKVKGRFEDGRLLYVAATRAKQRLHLLGHVGLQEKDGGLELKDPPKDSLLARLWPVVENDFQSLLAERDVETLLPENAIEPVVHTAVRTRLALDWSLPAPPESIQVTDTTMESVVGELIEFGWAGETARHVGTVVHRLLQHIGTMGIDHVEADDLRRFEQVGRKMLARLGVPEARLKVALEEIGAALQAALEDERGQWILSGLHEKASCELALSSKRDGGIDHMIIDRTFVDEHGTRWIIDYKTGAHTGGGVDEFLDREQERYRQQLERYASIMSKMEERPIRLGLYFPLLGGWREWSFPTS